CAAAACCTAACAAGCTCGCTACCAGAACCTATTATGCAACCTCCACCTTACGACCTAGTGACTATCATTCTAAGTTGATAATCAAACAACTGAATTTGGTATTAAACTcgggggctgtttggcaacttctgaatggttaagtgctgaactagtaataagtgtgaaccattaagagccagtataattcTTAACCGTTTAgaagcaaatgtctgaccaattcacaGATTACAGGTCTTAACTATTCTGCTTAACCATTtaaaggcaaatgtctgaaccatttagacatctactcgcgaaacaaacagtctgaactatTAAATGATGAACCAGTAAAAGATTTGAACCGTTAAAAGCTCAATTAAGAGCTAAAAAGTCATAATACCAAAATTACAAGCCTcactatgatttttttttttgtgcattTAGTAAGACTACACGGTATGGGGGTCGTCCCCCTACCGTTTTGGTCCGGCGCCCATCCACACACCGTTCCGCCCCCCTCCGTCAGCGTCGAGTCCGTCTCCTTTGAGACGTTGGGGACGATCCACAAGAAGACAAAAACCTACCCTCTCACACACACTTATAAatacaatatatacatatacattttaggtccatcccccatttccatacctccatcctctttgccccatcctcacacccatcctacgtggatcctacgtggcggatcatcctccaagggaggaccatcaccataccgcatagcctaatCCTTTGTCAATTCATTTGTTTATCACGAAATGAAAAACAATTTAAAAATTGAATATACTTGATTAATAATAGAAAGTAGGAATGAACGTGGTACCGGTACGACAGTACCTAAAGTAGGGATGAGTGTGGTACCGAAAGTGGTGGTACCGAAAATCACTAAAagtgggtactggtaccgaaaatgttTGGTAgggtaccggtatttgaaggtaaaaatcggtatTCTACCGGTACCAAAAACTCCAAAAAGTGGGTGCCGAATCAgtattaaaataattaaatacgGGATATTCAGTACTGGTACACAATACCAAATGCTCATACCTAACAAGTGTAAcatgcattattataataaaaatacaTAATAAGTATGTTCATAAATCTTGTGaactagaattaccacccgccacaatgcggcggggattcgtTAGTTATATATCATATTAGATGAAAGTCAAATGTTTCTTACATGACCGTGAACCTGTGTGTAAAACATAAAAAAGAACAATTAAGTTGATCTCTAACCCGTGCGTTGCGACAAACTTATCAAACATGGGAAAATAGACGCGCTGTGACAGGTCTGTCAAACTGGAAAAAATAGATGActaaacgttgaaccccacacgcacgttacGGCGTGTTAACTCAAAAATTTAGATTGGAACATTAAACGGAAAACTTGCGAAAATATTGAGGTTAAATTGCAAAtgatgaaaagctttgggttaaaagtaaaaaaaatcaaaggagttaaattacaaaagatagaaacttttGAATTATAAGTGAAAAATCAAACTAATCAAAGGGTTTAAATTATCAAAGAATGAAACTTTAGACTCAAATtgccaaagattaaaactttagggttagaaAGGAAAAATccaaatttttttgaaaaactcacaaAACCAATAGTACAACTACCCTATGCACATaaatgttgcttatttatagtttataatttataattataattacttTTTAAGCTATGTTTTAATAATCCACCAAAGTTGATCAAAATTTGAAACTACAAAAATCACTCAGTTTTCCATGTATTCCCATTGTTACGAATTCTTTATAAATGTTAAAATCAAGTCAGGAAACCCGTCAAGTTGATTAATGAAGAAGCGTTCATATGGATAAAGAATAGATCCAAATTTCATGTTTTAAACTGGGACTTAATTGAAGCTGTTATGTAACGTGATGAATAAAAGTGTGTTGTTCTGTAATATAaagtataatataataaaagtgtGTTATTCAAAGAAATGTTAAAATCAAGTGACATAATTGAAGTATTCATGTAACGCGATTACTAATAGTGATTACTCtttaaatctatactatataataaaagaaacctgttttgggacacttgtcattctctcatttaattgattaaaatttaaTCCTcaattcaaataataataatatctaatattattactattatttatttgtttaaaaacatATAAAAGCAAATACCCTGCCTGAATATcgtagaagaagaagaataaggcAGTTGAATTGTTTCAAAAGTTTGGGACTTTGTCAGGAATAGTCCCTGTGATTTTAAGTAAATTTAAAACAGACATAAAACTTCACGAAGACTTATAAGAACAAGTTTATTAATGTgagtattaatattattattatttatctgtttaaaaacatataaaatcaaTCAAATATATGATTATAGATTAACTAATAAGTGATACACGTATTAGtaattaaaaattatattaaaataaaatatctaATTTTCTATTTTCCTAAGGAAAAATTAAAAACAACttatcttaaattaacaattttaaATTTGAAGATAATATTTTGTTAGAAGATGAAAGGCTTCTATTTCACATTCAAAGTAGCAtgagatttaatattaatttattatttaattaatataagataactATAAGAAAGAGACGGGAAAATAGAAAATTAGATAGTTCCAATGAATGACACATGTCACACATTGGTTTACTTATCTCTTTAGTTTCATAGTTAatcctaaattaaaaaaaaataaaaaataatcctGAAATCTCAATAACAACTTTCCAAATCTTCAAATAATACATTTTATGTTACATCTTTTTTTGAAACATTGAGTGTCTTTGTAATTTACATCCTTTCTAACTTTTATTGATCATTAAATTTTAAAGTAATGTAATACGTAAATACAATAATACGTATTATATAATctataaatttttttattattttcagtGACAGTTTGATTACATGTTTCTCTGATAAATTTTATAATATTATCATACATCATCTTTATATTAGTTTATTTATGTCAATTTGGTATATAAATGTCTCGCtctttggtttgcaaaaaaaaatatttattaaatagtttaaattgttcaacccgtgtaacacacggcgggttgaataaatgtaatattgtttaccaaataataaaaaaagttatatttttaaaaacccccgtgtattacatgagttgaataaatatgattttattatttggtatataaaattcatttattcaacccgtgtaatacacggggttataacctagtttaacATAAAATAAGAGATAGTTGTGTATAAAAAGTCACCAAGTAACAGCCTTATATTTATTAGTTTTATAACTTAAATATACTGATAATTTTTAAAAAGTCACCAAGTAACAGCCTTATATTTATtagttttataatttaaatatactgataattttataaaaaatcactcAATAACATTTGACAGAACCTTAAACAATCATAAATATACtgataattttataaaaaatcactcAATAAAACATTTGACATAACCTTAAACAATCAAATGTCCACAGCCGCCAGCCACATCCTTTGCAAACTTACTCGACACCTGCACAACACGTTAAAGCCCATCATTTCATACCAATAAAAGAAAaggggcaaaaaaaaaaaaaaccctagctGCAATTTTAACTTCCCCAATTTTCATTATTCAAATCCTTCATCCGCATACCACCTTCTTCTCCAGATTAACCCCAAAAATCACAATTCAAGGTATGTATACattaattattataataaaaacTCACAGCTCATCTGTTTCGAGTAATTTCAATTCACTTGTTTATGCCCTAATCGATTCACATTGTGCGATTTCGTCTGTACGTAGGGATTGTTATGATTATACGTTGATGAAAGTCGATTAAGATTCATATATTTTTTAATCACATGCTCAAGAATTGATTCttacattttttttaataaattttaggtATAAAAAGTCTAATAGTTTGAACAGAGTGGCTAGGTCTGAAAGTGATGATGACATGGCAGCTAATGTTATCCTGTTACATTAAAACTGAAGTCAAAAGAACCAAGTTATTCACATAGTTCAGCAGAGGATTATTTCAGATAGTCAAATATGTCTTTGGTCAAACCAGAGGTATGCTCAATATGTCTTCGGttaggtatcggtacggtacggtatcggtattataccgataccgaccctcaaaatacggtattataccgatacctaaccgacatgtttcggtatcggtatcggtacctagtttgggtgaaattcgggatcggtattaggcggtatcggtatcggttcggtatcGGATACCGATATGCTCATCCCTGGTGTGTTATGTGGTtgtgaaggttttttttttttttttgttatgattGTTAATGTTTTGTTTGCGGTTTTATCGATAAAGATGAAGTCTTTTGTTTGGCTCGAAACTGCGGATGGTTTAATTCAACAAGTAGAGGAAGAAGTTGCGATGTTTTGTCCGATGATATGTAGAGAAGTTATTCATAAAAGCATGGGATCATCCAAAAACCATGCTATAAAACTTCCTGAAAGAGTTACTCCTGCTGTCTTAGGTTTAATACTTGATTATTGTCGGTTTCATCAAGTAGCGGGGCGCTCCAATAAGGTATGTTCAACCTCTGGTTTCTCTCAttagtagggctgcaaacgaaccaaacgttcggcgaacagttcgtgaaccgttcggcgggaagttcgtttgtgttcgttcgtttactaaacaaacgaacacgaacaagaaatttcgttcgtttagttaaatgaacaaacatgaacagaggtcgtgttcgtgaacgttcggtaacatgttcgtttgtgtttgatacttcattagtgtttttagtttttatatttatttaaatatctaataagcgtcggtgtattatatattctgttcatgaacgattgtttgtgttcatttgtttccatttgtgttcatgaacattagtttgtgctcatttgtgttcgtcaacgttcgttgcctaaaattaacaaacaaactcaaacgaacacgaacaagttcatttccttaacaaacgaacacgaacattcGAGCCTGATTATCCCTAAACCCAATGTGAGTTTTTCATTTTGATTTGCTACccagtgttcgtgaacggttcgcgaacacatatatttcttaacaaacgaacacgaacaaggtgttgttcgtgttcgttcggttcgtttgcagccctactctTTAGTATTTTTTTTGCTAGTTCTACCTATTTTAGCTCATTAGTAGTATAATTAATAATGTGACATTTACTGTCGCACAGTAGTGGGTAGAATTTGCCGTTCTAACAAAAACACGTGCTTGCAACGGAGGAAATTTGTCTTTTAGTTTTTTAATATTACATTCTCATTTCTTTGCGCTTTTTAATAATTAAAGGTTAAATGTTGACAATGGGTAATACGGCAAACATGTTTCTACAGGAACGTAAAACTTTCGATGAAAAGTTCATACGGCTGGATGCGAACAAGTTATGCGACTTAGTATCTGCTGCGGATAGTCTCCAGCTAAGGCCATTGGTTGATCTTACTAGCTGTGCAATTGCTAGGATGATTTCAGGCAAAACTGCAGAGGAAATACGTGAGACATTTCATATTGCCGATGATCTTACAGAGGTATGTGTATTTGATAAAATTATGTTCCGACAGAAATGATAACATACAGTTTTACCAAGTTTAATAGGGATTTGTTTATTGCAGGAAGAGAAGTTGGAACCTATAAAAATTAAAACCGATGATTCACGTGTCCGTCTTTTGAATAGGTTGTATGCAAGAAAGAGAAAACAGTTGAAAGCAAGAGAAAAATCAAAGGTGAAATGATTACTTTTGACGTTCTCTTGTCTCTAATGTACATGTATTAATACAATAGTATGTTACAGGATGTTGAAGTTGAAGAGGAGCGCGTTGAAGATCGGTCTGTTGATGATCTCTTGTCATTCATAAACAGTGGGGATGAAGGTTGGTTGTTTTTACATGCATCTTCTGTTCAGTTTTCCATCTGATATTATTACTTAATTTCAACCAATTGTGGTTAAATCCTCTTCTGTATGAAAcgtagttgttaaaagccatcgcctcttgcgcctaggcccatttttcaggcgaggcgaggCGAGTCAGTTGCGCTTTAAGTCGAagaaattgcgctttaattctccaggtgatggttTAGGCGCACATTCCGGAGAGATTCCTAGATTCCAGagagtttccggccaaattctctaaattccgaCAAGATTCTAGCCAGATTTCTTTTTTTAtctaaggaaaactacttttTTACACTAAAACACTAATATTTTAGAACTTTTTGACTAAATAGATGATATAAAGTGTTATATAATAgattttggttattttatttaaagaatagtattctttttctaatacataatatattttaattttttttcattatgcgccttatttttctcaggccctcgctttttttgcgctttgcgcctaggccGCAGGCAagacctatgcgccttgagtACGCCTAGCGCCTTTAGTAACTATGGTATGAAATACCTACAAATAAATCTTCTGTTGCTTTCAGATTCCAAAGGCGTTAAGCTTGccaagaacaaaaaaaaaaatcgtagGAAAAAGAACCTTCGCAAGGACCCTTCTCCCAACATTGAGAACAAGAATCCGTCGTATAAGGTTGATTGCTAGTTCTGAATTTGGATGTACATAGATTTTAGActtcaataatttttttttttttttactttttatttgaTACAATCTAGGAAATGGATAGTCTTTCTTCTTCCCATAATAGTGAGATTGAAGATCTGCCTAATCAAAGTATAAGCTTAAAGTTTCTTGGAT
Above is a window of Helianthus annuus cultivar XRQ/B chromosome 14, HanXRQr2.0-SUNRISE, whole genome shotgun sequence DNA encoding:
- the LOC110905108 gene encoding SKP1-like protein 20 isoform X2 — its product is MKSFVWLETADGLIQQVEEEVAMFCPMICREVIHKSMGSSKNHAIKLPERVTPAVLGLILDYCRFHQVAGRSNKERKTFDEKFIRLDANKLCDLVSAADSLQLRPLVDLTSCAIARMISGKTAEEIRETFHIADDLTEEEKLEPIKIKTDDSRVRLLNRLYARKRKQLKAREKSKDVEVEEERVEDRSVDDLLSFINSGDEDSKGVKLAKNKKKNRRKKNLRKDPSPNIENKNPSYKEMDSLSSSHNSEIEDLPNQSISLKFLGYVSTESDFDDGLDPALKEQLDREVEDFAQRLNSVWSK
- the LOC110905108 gene encoding SKP1-like protein 20 isoform X1, with protein sequence MSLVKPEMKSFVWLETADGLIQQVEEEVAMFCPMICREVIHKSMGSSKNHAIKLPERVTPAVLGLILDYCRFHQVAGRSNKERKTFDEKFIRLDANKLCDLVSAADSLQLRPLVDLTSCAIARMISGKTAEEIRETFHIADDLTEEEKLEPIKIKTDDSRVRLLNRLYARKRKQLKAREKSKDVEVEEERVEDRSVDDLLSFINSGDEDSKGVKLAKNKKKNRRKKNLRKDPSPNIENKNPSYKEMDSLSSSHNSEIEDLPNQSISLKFLGYVSTESDFDDGLDPALKEQLDREVEDFAQRLNSVWSK